gattggtacgatttttaatgtttttaaaagaagttttgtctgctcaccaaggcttaatttatttaattaaaaatacagtaaaaacagtaatattatgaaaaattactacaattgtaaaatatattcaaatagaaaagttattttaaaagtaatttattctcgtGTTGGAAAAGCTCCAAgtccattactccagtcttcagtgtcacatgatctttcagaaatcattctaatatgatgattagttcctcaagaaatatttgttattattatcaatgctgaaaacagttgtgtacttttttttttttttccaggattccttgaatagaaagttcaaaagaacagcatttatctgaaatacaaagcttctgtagcattatacactaccgttcaaaagtttggggtccgtaagaatttttatttttattttttgaaaagaaattaatacttttattcagcaaggatgtattaaatcaatcaaaagtgacagtaaagacattttatgTAGCaacagattatatttcaaataaacacttcatttgaaactttctattcaaagaatcctgaaaaaaaaaaaaaaaaaaaaaaaaaaaaattgtacacaaatattttgtacaattgtaaacaaatgtttctgagcagcaaattgacattagaatgatttctgaaggatcatgtgacacagaagactggagtaaagatgctgaaaattcagctttggcaacacaagaataaattacatattattttatataaatgaacaAAACTTGAGAATttaaaccaaaaacaaaaaagcaagcAAGACAAATGttcaaagcaaacaaacaaagccAATATTGGCCAACAAGATATAggtcaatatatattttttaatacattaaatgccatttgtgtttagataattaatatgaatcatatatatatatattatatatatatatatatatatatatatatatatatatatatatatatatatatatatatatatatatatatatatatatatatacacacacacacacacacacacacacacatatacatacatataaataaaaactagaacaaaaataaaaaacaatattggCGGACCACAGTTATGAGGCAAATATACTGTGCATCCCTAGCTATGCGTTCCtcttaatatttaacactttgAATACATGTCATTACTGACTGCCTGGAAAAAATCATGAAGACAACATTCACAAATCAAAACCAAATGTATCAAATCTGGTTGAAAAAGCTGCAGTACCTCCACACAGCAGACAGATGGCGCTAAGAAGCCCAGTCTCCGCATCATCCATCTCCAGAGGCAGGAGCTGGTTGGCGAAAGCAAATACCAGATCTGTCAGTGGACCGAAGCCGGCGTTGTGCATTTGCGTGCGATTCAGTGTCAGACCATCTGAAAATGTCATGGTGTCCTGATCCGGTGTGTAGCGTGTACATATTCGCAGAATCTGCGGAAGCATTTTAAGACACACAGATGAGTGCTCAACCTACACAGCGATGCAAATGTGTATGTAACTATTCATAAGGTGTGTGAGATTTGGACAAGAATACGCAAGTGTGTCATGCTCTCACCAGGATGTCAAGACAGGCGGCCTTTAAGAGAGTGATCTGATCTGCGATAGTGAGCGTGGTGAAGCCGGGCAGCTGCTTGGCGAACtcgactgttttaatgatgcATTTGGTAGAGAGTTCGCTGAACTTGTCCCACAGGTCAACGTCCAGAGAGACCCTGTGGTCTGCACTGTTGTTCTGTTCAAGAACAAGACAGAGACCATGTTTGGTTGATATAATAACGGATTGTGATTCATTTCCCACTGGTACAGGACATCACCATTAAGAGCTGCTCTGCCTCAGACTTACCGTGGTGTATTTGCCCAGCTGACAGAGGGAGGGGAAGGTTTCCTGATGGGCCTTCCTCACCCGCTCGATCATCTGCTCTGTATCAGGACTTAAGACGTAACTCTCTGAACACTCCTGCTTCTTCTCGTCCTTCTTCCTCTTGTTACGGTCATTTCGAACTGCTGCATagataaatgaaaaaaagtcaTCAAACCATCTGATATACCAActccactaatatatatattgtgcataAACGTGAGGATTCATATGCTTTAGATCAAAAGTGCCaataaagaataataaataataaaacaaaacatatgaCAACATTTGCCACAAGATGGCAGTAAAAGTCCAGTGTTTTTTCTATGCCTGATGAAAACTGCTCATGTATAGTTAAACCTCTTTCAGAACCACATTCTTCTTGTGATTCAATTTCATTTTGGCAGCTAATTTACTTCAAAACGACAATAAATGAAAGAGGAGGACATGGATTAAGTGGAAGACCAAGAGGACATATATGGGGATATAAATATATAGGAAAGAATCGGGGATATAGAAATGCATTCCTTGCAGTATTTCCAGAGCGAAAGAGAGAGCTGAACGAGAACTGAGTGCTTTGATGTAACAGTTAAAAAAGAGCTTTAGGTAAGACAGTCTCAACTGCTAAACAAGCAGAAAGAGGAAAAATTCATAGGATATTATTCCCCGAGTTCTTCCCATCTCTTTGTGTGTCACTGGAAACATGTATACAGTGATATACATGCCTTAATCGAGTAAAAAAGTGCAATAACAGAAAAGAGATGCAGAAAATACACACTGTGATCATGTAGAGGCATTATATATGCATCCAATATACATCTGCATTAACACACAActgttcagaaaaaaaaacaacaacaaaaaactaaacCGTGCCTTGAAAAAGACACTGTTTAAGGCATCTACACCAccaatcaaaagtttggggtcagtaaggtaagaaaaataaattaatacttttagcTAGGATGCATTATTGATCAATAGTGACTGTaaaaggcatttataaatgttacaatatagatttatttcaaataaatgttttattcataaaaaaaaaaacacaaaaaaagcagtttccactaaaatattattattgatgataataataatgataataataataataataatgaagaaggaggagaaaaaaaaaagtcgacaACAGTTACGTTTTCTGTGCTACTAGTGTCTCAGTGGTACCACTGATTGGTCAAACATAGTCCCACCTCAGTCTCATGCCATTGGTTAAACCAACATTGCTGTCTCGAGCTGGTCTAGATGCTCAAACAATCCTTTCATAGTAtctcagttttcacacttttcaGAGAAATTAACCTCTGAGTGGTTGTTTCTGCGCATTAAACGGACAAGAAAATTACAAAGAGGAACTGCAAACTTCAGTTAAAAATAATCTAAGATTGTGCATGTAAACGCACTCACTGTGtttcacaccacacacacagatgTGCTGATGGTGTGCAGTGTGTAGAGATGAGAAATGAATGTTGGTGGTTGTTAATAACTGTGACAAACGACCTCTGCTTTCACTAAAATCCAACCTAATCTAATCACATCACATGACAAATATCAggctgctttaaagagctttaaacgGGCTCTCCCTCTGCGCCTGCATTCCTCCCTCCTTCCTTTCTTCCCTCTCTCGGTCTCTGTTTTCCTGGAACCTCACAATCTGTCTCTTTTCTTGTTCTCAGAGCCTTAATCATTCCTTTATCTCATGTTTTCTTGCTGTTTTTGGTTAGGACTCCTTCCTTTGTCTAAAGATAACTCAGTGGCTCTTCTTCTCTTTCCTCCAGACGCACACTGGGGGAGCAAGAGAGCGAGCGAGAGGGGTGGTAAAGGATGATTCTCACTCACTTCTCCCCACAGCCACATATTCATTTCTCCAGAGGGAGCTGGGTGCCAGCATGGGCTCAGAAAACACAATCTAATGGAGCCATTAAAGAACTATTAACGCAGGGAGGTAATCTTTCATGACACGACATGTGCGAAAATACGAAACCTGCTTGCAAACAACTTTATGATGACAAGAACGCGCCATCATATCCGGGCGGAGAAAatgaaatatgtaaaataacaaaTCTAGGGCACAGATTTCATTCCACTCTGACAGAAACTGCAAGCTACAGTTCAGTACAGCATAGAAAGAGTGTACATTTTTCCATGCTAATAACCGAACAAAAGAACATATAAACCCATATTTATTCTTAAAAGGCAAAAGCTAAAGCAACTAAATCCAACTAAAGGGTAAATTAAAGGTCCTATTGTAGACAGAACAATATGTGCTACTGTATGACTGACTATTTTTAAACCTCACTTTATATTAtctttaatattagttaatattaGCTTTGATATATTGGCTTTAGCTGATATTCATCATGATATTCATTAATTGTCCTAGCACAAATGCACAGGGACATGTCTAACAAGACAACAAACCTCCTCTTTATATACAAACATACTTTTAGCATCACTATGAAATGACAAAAGACAATCACAAGTGTGCTGGAAATTGTCATTTCACTGGTTCTCTGTTTTAGCACTCTGACCGGTAGGTGGTGACAGCAGGACCTCATCAGGGAGACCAATATCTGACAAGAGGCCTTCACAGTACAGTGTGCTAAACATGCTGTAGTATAGGTTCTGTGGAGCACAATTCAATAAACGGAGTACAAAATAGTATAATAGTACTAGATGTAactaatgctcaccaaggctgcatttattagatttttttttttttttaaagttacagttttacattattagtttaaaaacacgttttctattttaatatattttaaaatgtaatttattcctgtgatcaaagcggaattttcagcatcattactccagtcttcagtgtctaatatgatgatttgctgctcaagaaacatttattagtattaacaatgttgaaaacagttgtactgcttaatatttttaacaaaaatataaagactCAGTGTGCTGAAAATCTTActcaccccaaacttttgaacaatagatTATTTACCATACATTAGATGCCACAGTCCCTTGAAAGAATCAGGTACTAAGATAAATGTGTTACATACGTATAATAAACTACAGCACAAGGGGCCTGAGGGAGGGGGTCCATTTAAAACATTCATCTAACAGTACTGTAATGGTGGGAATGTAAACATTTTCCAGATAatattttacactttctttttacagtttaaatgGGTCTTTAAGCATGGAAAGTATATAGGAGACTTTATGTTTTAGGAAGGGGGTCTCTCACAAGGGGATCATAATAGAAAGCATCAGTTTCCatgattaaaggtgcaatgtgtacaaTTTGGGAGGATAtatcagaaatgcaatataacatacataactgttttcagtagtgaataaagaccttacataatgaaccattatgtttttattactttagAAGAGCCATTACTATCAATATATGCCACGGGTCCCTCTACATGTCAAGTCGCCATTTTGCactggcatgtttctacagtagccctaaatggacaaactgctctacagagcgcaTTTCGCCACTATGTTGTTCTTCTAATTCGTTCATGTTTTTAGATACAGTTTGCATCATCACTACGtttaatacacacaaaatagtagtagtagtagtagtagtagtagtagtagtagtagtagtagtagtagtagtagtagtagtagtagtagtagtagtagtagtagtagtagtagtagtagtagtagtagtcgtcatctggtttattagaagcagagaacGTTCTTTGTTAGAAGATGACACCTCAatgcttgactggctactctctgctgtctcagacgacgACATCTGTCTTGTATCTGCCAAACGGCCACTGTACCTTCTAAAGGGAGGGGTGAGCGATGTTGGTTGCAGCTCTCAACCTCACTactagatgccgctaaaatttacacattgcatCTTTAATGGATTTTTAGTAAATGCATTATAGAAACAAAGATGCTTACATTCTTTAGACATGCCCACTTCCAGGCACTTCTGCAGTCGGCAGTACTGGCAGCGGTTTCGTGTGACTTTGTTGATGATGCAGCTCTTCTCTCTGTGGCAGGTGTACACCATGTTCTTCTGAATGCTCCTTCGGAAAAAGCCCTGAGGAGATAAGCAAGCATGAAGGTTTACAACTGACACACGCCAGCAAATTAACACCAACCCCTAAAACCTCAGAAAGACTGAGGTGGAAGAGTTACATAAAGTCACTAATGATTCACCAGATATTCATATATGCACATTATGCGCATTGCCACTATACACAAACATAAACAACCATGGCATAGatacagctctctctctctctctctcccacacacacacacatttcttcTTGGCATACTGGCTGGCTGAGCTTGGTTTAGATTCAGCAGTATTATGGCTGCTGGGTATTATCTCCCAGTTCAAGTGCCCGGAGGTTCCCATTGGCTGATACCCAGCGGGGCTTAACCCACATAGACTCATGTGTAGGGATGCAAATCAGTGATTCACATTATTCTCCTGATCTTAATTACTGCTTGGTCAGACTCTCGAGGGCAGAGAGTCAGACTGAGGTCATGAACGTACACAGCAAAAGCAGAAAAGATTCAGCTGAAGCCACATACGAGAGACCAGATCTCAAACAGTGACTGCGTAAGCTTGTGCAAGAGATTTCAGCTGCTGTGCTGCAACCACGGCTCTCTGGCAGAGGATTAAACAGTGAAAGCTTCACTCGTGACCGCCGCTAGGCACGTGGGTATCACAGCAGCTCTCTGTGCAGGATTCACCGACTGGGCTGAGCAAcaacaagaacaacaacaacaacagtttGTGGGTTCAATGCTTCAGCGGGGCTGCGAAAGAGTCACTTCTTCATACTGCAGATTTATACCTGACAAACAgggtaaaaacattttataaaagatTGTTTCTGGTCTAAAATAAAATTGGACAAGCCACATTCACACGTTTATTAATAGGGGTACATGATACTAAAATTATAGCCGATAccaatgagctgatgatctcaatcttagatgaccGGTAAGCtaaatgtaaaaacagaaaCTGCAGACCCAAAACTACACTATTGGCCAAGAAGCTAGATATCGTGATATGTTTATTAAGATTAAGCGCTGATATGATTATCTATGCATGAACTGTATTCATTTGAGTAGGCATCCTATATGCTACAGTTTTCAAAGCAAGCCTACAGTAAAAAACACCCCCCCCCTCTCtggttttaaaaacaataatccTCATGGCTTTTAGTGGAAAAGCCTTCAACATCAGTCAGGACACCCATGGAAGCTTTTAGAGTGTGTGCGCTTTTGACAGGTCTGTCCAGTGGCTGCCATCTAAAAACACTCTTGTCATTTCAGCAAAAGCGTGTGTCCAAGGACATGTCCCGCATGCTGAAAGGCCGTGTCCCTCACACACTTGGTCTCGGCTATGAAAAAGTAATAAAGGAAAAGGTGAGCATGGCAGATGTGTGACAGAACGTGCGCTCGAGTGAACGAGCCGAAATGGTTTTCTAATGCGCTGCCCAGAGGCCTGAACTCCCTACATAGGAGCTCTCATTCATTGGGTATGTTTTATTCATGCCAGCTCTGATCTTCTGGAGGTCATTTGTTGGAGGTCATTGTGGTAGATGCAGATGAAACGCTTCAATCTGAACCAGTATCATCAGATGCTGCTGCAAATGCACTGTATGAAGTTGTCACTGCTTCCTGCACCTTTTCTTTCACACCGAAACACCATTTAAATTTCGctgtataataaaattattttgccGATTCAAAACTAGACCACTCACATAATAAAATACTGCATAATAAAATACTTTCTCACAACACAGGGGTAGATCAATAGCAACCGAATGCCCCATGGATCCTGGTCGACGGTACCCTTTGTACAGCCGATGGCTGTCTCACCTGGAGAGCTGATTCATTGATAACAAACCCATGACAAAAGTCACACCGGTCCACAATCAAAAGGCCTATTTTTCTCATCCTGCTTCACTCGCTTTACTCTGTGCTGCTGTTGGTCGGGCCTAAAAGCCACAGGAATGAAGCTCAATATCATCACAAGGTGTGAAGAATGCTCTGGCAACAGAGGGGCAGCTGGGTAATTCCACTGGATTAGAGGTCGCAGCTGTGGACCATTGAAAGGAAGGCAAGGGAACGAACATACTGAAACAGCTTTCCcataacacaaataaattacattttaatatattaaaatatacgttacttaaattgtaataatgtttcacgATATTACTATAGTTTAgatcaaataaacacagccttggtgagcataatagCTCGTTTCCACCGAGCGGTACGGTTCAGTACAGTTCAATATAATACGCAATTTTTGCCTTTTCAATGTCAAAAGTTGGGAGTGGTACCCTAATTCTGAACTGTACCACTTTTTTGGGACCCTTCTGTTGGGGTACCAGGCACATTAGTACCGGTACCAAAAGGGTAGAGCTACACTCACTGCAGAATGTTGATTGGTTGACAATAGTCACTTGCATGTGCTACAAAGGGAATGACAACAATACTGTTGCAACACAACGTGTAATTATCAGCTGTTTTTCCTTTTGCAGCCTTCAGTCTGCtgtatgtcctccattgttgtctTCATGCGAGACTGACGTCGATCGCTACTTTCCAGTATACACCACGTCTATCAAGTAAGGTCCTGTTGGCGGTGGAAACGCAAGCCGGATCAGGGTTTGCCATCACGAATCGAACTGTACTGTACTGAACCGTACCACTTGGTGGAAAGGAGCCATAAGACTACTttcaatcccaaacttttgaacagcaatGTAAATATTTAAGTAAAAAGCATTTCAATTCTGTAAACACTGCTTCTGCTTTTCAATGTAATTTTTCAACAGTGAGtagatttctttatttttgacaaaatgatTGAAATTTGTTGATAATTGATACAAGCAAACATTGTTACTATGACAGAGTGAAAACGGACACGGATGAGTTAAAGGACATAATAGCGTGATCCTAATCTCTCGCTGGGCATCACCTGACCTCTGTGAACCTTGGATTGACCCAGTCGTGACCTGCCGTGGAGATCCTGTAAGCGGAATGTGGCAGAGGAGGGCGGGAAGGAAACGGTTTGAAGTCTGCTGTGGCTCCCTTTGGCAGGAGCGCTAAGCCTCTTTAGTGTCTCCACTAATCCTGGACATGAGTATAAACCCCCAGGCGCACTGAGACAACGGAGGAGCAGCCGTGTATTTGTGTGAAGTGTGTACTCTATTTCCAATGGATTTAGAGTGAAGAGACCATGAGATCAAAGTAAGGCCGTCTGTCTGTTTGGTGTGACTAAGCGGACTTGTGCGTGATAGCTATTTGTGCTTCATACCTGAGATGATTTAAACTAAGATAGACAAGCAGTTAATAAAACTATTATCTGCCTACCTAGGGAACATTTTTAGATGTGCTCCCAATGTGAAGTTTGTCTCAAATGATAAATGGCAAAATTACGTCAATTTTTCCCCAAAGATTTAAAGGCAGAGATGCAAGCATCCTTTACACATATtgcaatcccagaatgcattgcaaacAAGTAACATTCAGCCAGATTTTTCAAACCGTGCAAACTCTGTACACTCAGTGCAAGGGGTTCAGACATACCTGCAACTAGTTTAAATGAGTACAAAGTTTTAATCGCTCATAACTTCCGGAAAGAAACCGTGCAAACACTAGCCAAAGATTAATCTTTCTAGTGTGCATGTGTCAAGCACCTGTGTTTGCACACACTATCAAATGGAGTATACATTGAGAGGCTGTGCATTCGGCTGTAACACAAGCTAATATACGCATAAACATAATCGCTTCAAAATTGAAGAGTACTTTGGGCTTAACTAGCATGCCAAGCAGCAGGCAGCTGACTAGGGTTTTAAACACACCTAACATACCAAAAACTCAAAGATTGATCATTCTTGGACACACTGATTGGCAAGCAGGTGGATCATTGCCGCAGTTCTTTTACGAAGAACACAAGTGATAACTTTACATCTAACACTAGTTATTAatatcagtctgtctgtctcatCCACAAACCCTACGGCCAGCCTTGTCTCCATACCAGCGTGATAAATCCGATTTTCAAGCAGAAGGAACTGGATGAAATATTTTCAATGCCATCCATCCAAAATCGTACTTTTGACTTGTGATGcagcctgaatcataatcacaaTGTGTTCATTCGTTGACGAGAGGAGAACTGGCTCCCATCCAAAATCGTACTTTTGACTTGTGATGcagcctgaatcataatcacaaTGTGTTCATTCGTTGACGAGAGGAGAACTGGctccccgactaagcctggttcaTCACCAATGGAGTTTGGTTATGggtatatttattttctttgccACTGTCACCTCTAGCTTTCTTAGTTGAGGATGCTTAATATTCAGCAATTATAAATcatttgactgcactgacactattggaCGAGAACTGAACTGGACAATGACATAACGgttttctgcagaactgctttatagtTTAATGTGAACGCAATTCATAATTGAGAGTtaaatatgttatatatttagGGTATATAAAATATCATGTGCTTTAcaccagtgtttctcaactggtaGGTCGAGACCCAGAAGTGAGTTGCGAGACAGTTTTGAGCAGGTTGTGGAGTGTGcagtcaaagaaaaaaaaaaaagaagaagtttTTCTGGTGCAAGacatttatttggaaatgtgtgtgagaaagttGTTGACACTTCTGTCAGACAGTTTACAAGTAAAGCGGGCTTGAGGTAAAGATGTCCTGATTCGATATATGTGGTCTGATGAGATgtcgttattctaacattatttttGGAAGTTGTAAAGAAATAAAGTCTCTAAAAGAACTTTCCTGTCCTGCCAGCCGTCATACTTTGCTCGCGgcatgcacattttttttttcttttttcaaattcCTAAAAAAAATTGGGTCACGGCTTAATGACCATGGGAAAATGTGGGTCCCGTGGCCAAACCAGTTGAGAATCACTGCTTTACCCAGTTATTGAACTAAAATGAAATCAATACTGAACTAATTTCAAATGAATAATGaatgctgtaaagcagctctaaaaaggcAATAGGAAACGGAGttgaattctgtttgcatcGGATCGTTATTTTCCCGTcattactgtaaagctgctttgaaacaatctgtattgtataaattgctacataaaggtgacttgactagtTAACGTAACCTGGTTAACCCACTTCTATTGATGGATCAGGGCAGACCTATATGTAGAATCCTATCTTCACACAGAATGTGGTGTTGCTGAAACACCGAAATGCATCAAGAATGTTTTTGAATCAAATTGTGCAAGAAAAGTGTTTCCAAcaagctcatttaaaaaaatggatgCCACCTCTGAGGGTAACTTAGTCTAAAcagaaatgcaaaaaaaaaaaaaaaaaaaaattctgacttAAGGTTATAGAGCTAAAATGCTGTTTGTTCATCTCAAAACAGACAGGGCTGTAGGTGCAAGAGGAGGAGAGTGATGGGTGCTTTTTTGAAGGAAGAGACAAGTGCTGATATGTCTCCTAACATTCAATAGCAGCGAGAAAGGGAGAAGATAGCACATGCAAATTTAATGAAGTTATGTTTATTTCTCAGCGAGCACCGCTGTGTGTATGAGCGCACATGCAGCTCTCCACCCACGCTTCCCTGCGGCTGCACACAGATAAGGGGGCTTTGTAACCATCATAGTTCAACTCTAAACCcctgtgtttctctttcttAGGGAGAAACTG
The window above is part of the Chanodichthys erythropterus isolate Z2021 chromosome 3, ASM2448905v1, whole genome shotgun sequence genome. Proteins encoded here:
- the rarab gene encoding retinoic acid receptor alpha-B isoform X2, which produces MYESVDVVGLTPSPNPFLSMDYYHQNRGCLIPDKGLVSGGSRGFRTPHWSGSNHSVETQSTSSEEIVPSPPSPPPPPRVYKPCFVCQDKSSGYHYGVSACEGCKGFFRRSIQKNMVYTCHREKSCIINKVTRNRCQYCRLQKCLEVGMSKESVRNDRNKRKKDEKKQECSESYVLSPDTEQMIERVRKAHQETFPSLCQLGKYTTNNSADHRVSLDVDLWDKFSELSTKCIIKTVEFAKQLPGFTTLTIADQITLLKAACLDILILRICTRYTPDQDTMTFSDGLTLNRTQMHNAGFGPLTDLVFAFANQLLPLEMDDAETGLLSAICLLCGDRQDLEQSDKVDVLQEPLLEALKIYVRKRRPHKPHMFPKMLMKITDLRSISAKGAERVITLKMEIPGSMPPLIQEMLENSEGLEGGSGARGGGGGAPPGSCSPSLSPSSAHSSPSAHSP
- the rarab gene encoding retinoic acid receptor alpha-B isoform X3, encoding MVYTCHREKSCIINKVTRNRCQYCRLQKCLEVGMSKESVRNDRNKRKKDEKKQECSESYVLSPDTEQMIERVRKAHQETFPSLCQLGKYTTNNSADHRVSLDVDLWDKFSELSTKCIIKTVEFAKQLPGFTTLTIADQITLLKAACLDILILRICTRYTPDQDTMTFSDGLTLNRTQMHNAGFGPLTDLVFAFANQLLPLEMDDAETGLLSAICLLCGDRQDLEQSDKVDVLQEPLLEALKIYVRKRRPHKPHMFPKMLMKITDLRSISAKGAERVITLKMEIPGSMPPLIQEMLENSEGLEGGSGARGGGGGAPPGSCSPSLSPSSAHSSPSAHSP
- the rarab gene encoding retinoic acid receptor alpha-B isoform X1 gives rise to the protein MSGNGNPCPSPGGLGTPLGGFPMSHYPYFFPHMLGGLSPPALPGLPVSGYSTPSPATVETQSTSSEEIVPSPPSPPPPPRVYKPCFVCQDKSSGYHYGVSACEGCKGFFRRSIQKNMVYTCHREKSCIINKVTRNRCQYCRLQKCLEVGMSKESVRNDRNKRKKDEKKQECSESYVLSPDTEQMIERVRKAHQETFPSLCQLGKYTTNNSADHRVSLDVDLWDKFSELSTKCIIKTVEFAKQLPGFTTLTIADQITLLKAACLDILILRICTRYTPDQDTMTFSDGLTLNRTQMHNAGFGPLTDLVFAFANQLLPLEMDDAETGLLSAICLLCGDRQDLEQSDKVDVLQEPLLEALKIYVRKRRPHKPHMFPKMLMKITDLRSISAKGAERVITLKMEIPGSMPPLIQEMLENSEGLEGGSGARGGGGGAPPGSCSPSLSPSSAHSSPSAHSP